The DNA segment CTTGAAGAAATCGGAACTGATATAGCAAGAGAATCTGGAGACATGGCAAAACACGCAAAGAGAAAGACTGTCAAGGCTTCAGACATAAAGCTTGTCGCGAAGAATTACTAACTCTCTCTC comes from the archaeon BMS3Bbin15 genome and includes:
- a CDS encoding histone-like transcription factor (CBF/NF-Y) and archaeal histone, with translation MAELSIAACERIIRNATGLRVGKDAAELLAEILEEIGTDIARESGDMAKHAKRKTVKASDIKLVAKNY